In Aegilops tauschii subsp. strangulata cultivar AL8/78 chromosome 3, Aet v6.0, whole genome shotgun sequence, one genomic interval encodes:
- the LOC109782133 gene encoding uncharacterized protein isoform X3: protein MCCREKEKKGMDEQGAEVPEEEGQGRWGDMHVQGGLRRTPPPPPSPACVQVIVAFGVLRSKGSRWCLSLGLHFVHYFSHPAGYGGRPVPAAAVAAGGWRQRVGLRRRGRHPLHRRRPPDHQRHRQPAGRRQNLATTPRRAPRWLLAVLDFSFHGRFCHSPLLPVVVPVMLLLVLCDLKATDYSIPISAWRELLSTTPATGTWKTQSTVPPMNKAETSIVRIPVRMMLDLLLEHLGLHKAI from the exons ATGTGCTGCAGAGAAAAGGAGAAGAAGGGGATGGATGAGCAAGGAGCAGAAGTACctgaagaagaagggcaagggagGTGGGGTGATATGCATGTCCAGGGAG GTCTCCGCCGgacgccgcccccccccccctcccccgcgTGCGTCCAGGTCATTGTTGCTTTTGGTGTTCTGCGTTCAAAGGGATCAAGATGGTGCCTTTCTTTGGGTCTGCATTTCGTCCACTACTTCTCCCACCCAGCAG GGTATGGTGGACGACCAGTTCCGGCAGCTGCAGTCGCTGCAGGAGGATGGCGGCAGCGCGTCGGGCTTCGTCGCCGAGGTCGCCACCCTCTTCATCGACGACGCCCACCGGATCATCAACGACATCGGCAGCCTGCTGGACGCCGGCAGAACCTAGCCACCACTCCCCGCCGCGCCCCTCGTTG GTTACTTGCCGTGCTCGATTTTTCCTTCCACGGACGATTCTGTCATTCGCCTCTACTGCCGGTGGTCGTGCCAGTCATGCTCCTACTGG TTCTTTGTGATCTGAAAGCAACTGACTACTCAATACCAATCAGTGCATGGAGGGAACTCCTGTCCACCACGCCGGCGACAGGAACATGGAAAACGCAGTCCACGGTGCCACCAATGAACAAG GCCGAGACAAGCATTGTAAGGATCCCAGTTAGAATGATGCTTGATCTGCTGTTAGAGCATCTTGGGCTTCACAAGGCCATCTGA
- the LOC109782133 gene encoding uncharacterized protein isoform X1 has protein sequence MCCREKEKKGMDEQGAEVPEEEGQGRWGDMHVQGGPSPSPPLIFPCTAPAFNHHNHINGQARGLRRTPPPPPSPACVQVIVAFGVLRSKGSRWCLSLGLHFVHYFSHPAGYGGRPVPAAAVAAGGWRQRVGLRRRGRHPLHRRRPPDHQRHRQPAGRRQNLATTPRRAPRWLLAVLDFSFHGRFCHSPLLPVVVPVMLLLVLCDLKATDYSIPISAWRELLSTTPATGTWKTQSTVPPMNKAETSIVRIPVRMMLDLLLEHLGLHKAI, from the exons ATGTGCTGCAGAGAAAAGGAGAAGAAGGGGATGGATGAGCAAGGAGCAGAAGTACctgaagaagaagggcaagggagGTGGGGTGATATGCATGTCCAGGGAGGTCCGTCCCCCTCTCCTCCTCTTATCTTTCCTTGTACTGCACCAGCCTTTAATCACCATAACCACATTAATGGCCAAGCACGAG GTCTCCGCCGgacgccgcccccccccccctcccccgcgTGCGTCCAGGTCATTGTTGCTTTTGGTGTTCTGCGTTCAAAGGGATCAAGATGGTGCCTTTCTTTGGGTCTGCATTTCGTCCACTACTTCTCCCACCCAGCAG GGTATGGTGGACGACCAGTTCCGGCAGCTGCAGTCGCTGCAGGAGGATGGCGGCAGCGCGTCGGGCTTCGTCGCCGAGGTCGCCACCCTCTTCATCGACGACGCCCACCGGATCATCAACGACATCGGCAGCCTGCTGGACGCCGGCAGAACCTAGCCACCACTCCCCGCCGCGCCCCTCGTTG GTTACTTGCCGTGCTCGATTTTTCCTTCCACGGACGATTCTGTCATTCGCCTCTACTGCCGGTGGTCGTGCCAGTCATGCTCCTACTGG TTCTTTGTGATCTGAAAGCAACTGACTACTCAATACCAATCAGTGCATGGAGGGAACTCCTGTCCACCACGCCGGCGACAGGAACATGGAAAACGCAGTCCACGGTGCCACCAATGAACAAG GCCGAGACAAGCATTGTAAGGATCCCAGTTAGAATGATGCTTGATCTGCTGTTAGAGCATCTTGGGCTTCACAAGGCCATCTGA
- the LOC109782133 gene encoding uncharacterized protein isoform X4 yields MDEQGAEVPEEEGQGRWGDMHVQGGLRRTPPPPPSPACVQVIVAFGVLRSKGSRWCLSLGLHFVHYFSHPAGYGGRPVPAAAVAAGGWRQRVGLRRRGRHPLHRRRPPDHQRHRQPAGRRQNLATTPRRAPRWLLAVLDFSFHGRFCHSPLLPVVVPVMLLLVLCDLKATDYSIPISAWRELLSTTPATGTWKTQSTVPPMNKAETSIVRIPVRMMLDLLLEHLGLHKAI; encoded by the exons ATGGATGAGCAAGGAGCAGAAGTACctgaagaagaagggcaagggagGTGGGGTGATATGCATGTCCAGGGAG GTCTCCGCCGgacgccgcccccccccccctcccccgcgTGCGTCCAGGTCATTGTTGCTTTTGGTGTTCTGCGTTCAAAGGGATCAAGATGGTGCCTTTCTTTGGGTCTGCATTTCGTCCACTACTTCTCCCACCCAGCAG GGTATGGTGGACGACCAGTTCCGGCAGCTGCAGTCGCTGCAGGAGGATGGCGGCAGCGCGTCGGGCTTCGTCGCCGAGGTCGCCACCCTCTTCATCGACGACGCCCACCGGATCATCAACGACATCGGCAGCCTGCTGGACGCCGGCAGAACCTAGCCACCACTCCCCGCCGCGCCCCTCGTTG GTTACTTGCCGTGCTCGATTTTTCCTTCCACGGACGATTCTGTCATTCGCCTCTACTGCCGGTGGTCGTGCCAGTCATGCTCCTACTGG TTCTTTGTGATCTGAAAGCAACTGACTACTCAATACCAATCAGTGCATGGAGGGAACTCCTGTCCACCACGCCGGCGACAGGAACATGGAAAACGCAGTCCACGGTGCCACCAATGAACAAG GCCGAGACAAGCATTGTAAGGATCCCAGTTAGAATGATGCTTGATCTGCTGTTAGAGCATCTTGGGCTTCACAAGGCCATCTGA
- the LOC109782133 gene encoding uncharacterized protein isoform X2, whose protein sequence is MDEQGAEVPEEEGQGRWGDMHVQGGPSPSPPLIFPCTAPAFNHHNHINGQARGLRRTPPPPPSPACVQVIVAFGVLRSKGSRWCLSLGLHFVHYFSHPAGYGGRPVPAAAVAAGGWRQRVGLRRRGRHPLHRRRPPDHQRHRQPAGRRQNLATTPRRAPRWLLAVLDFSFHGRFCHSPLLPVVVPVMLLLVLCDLKATDYSIPISAWRELLSTTPATGTWKTQSTVPPMNKAETSIVRIPVRMMLDLLLEHLGLHKAI, encoded by the exons ATGGATGAGCAAGGAGCAGAAGTACctgaagaagaagggcaagggagGTGGGGTGATATGCATGTCCAGGGAGGTCCGTCCCCCTCTCCTCCTCTTATCTTTCCTTGTACTGCACCAGCCTTTAATCACCATAACCACATTAATGGCCAAGCACGAG GTCTCCGCCGgacgccgcccccccccccctcccccgcgTGCGTCCAGGTCATTGTTGCTTTTGGTGTTCTGCGTTCAAAGGGATCAAGATGGTGCCTTTCTTTGGGTCTGCATTTCGTCCACTACTTCTCCCACCCAGCAG GGTATGGTGGACGACCAGTTCCGGCAGCTGCAGTCGCTGCAGGAGGATGGCGGCAGCGCGTCGGGCTTCGTCGCCGAGGTCGCCACCCTCTTCATCGACGACGCCCACCGGATCATCAACGACATCGGCAGCCTGCTGGACGCCGGCAGAACCTAGCCACCACTCCCCGCCGCGCCCCTCGTTG GTTACTTGCCGTGCTCGATTTTTCCTTCCACGGACGATTCTGTCATTCGCCTCTACTGCCGGTGGTCGTGCCAGTCATGCTCCTACTGG TTCTTTGTGATCTGAAAGCAACTGACTACTCAATACCAATCAGTGCATGGAGGGAACTCCTGTCCACCACGCCGGCGACAGGAACATGGAAAACGCAGTCCACGGTGCCACCAATGAACAAG GCCGAGACAAGCATTGTAAGGATCCCAGTTAGAATGATGCTTGATCTGCTGTTAGAGCATCTTGGGCTTCACAAGGCCATCTGA
- the LOC109782133 gene encoding uncharacterized protein isoform X5: protein MVVAVAERSPPDAAPPPLPRVRPGHCCFWCSAFKGIKMVPFFGSAFRPLLLPPSRVWWTTSSGSCSRCRRMAAARRASSPRSPPSSSTTPTGSSTTSAACWTPAEPSHHSPPRPSLVTCRARFFLPRTILSFASTAGGRASHAPTGAWRELLSTTPATGTWKTQSTVPPMNKAETSIVRIPVRMMLDLLLEHLGLHKAI from the exons ATGGTGGTAGCTGTAGCTGAAAG GTCTCCGCCGgacgccgcccccccccccctcccccgcgTGCGTCCAGGTCATTGTTGCTTTTGGTGTTCTGCGTTCAAAGGGATCAAGATGGTGCCTTTCTTTGGGTCTGCATTTCGTCCACTACTTCTCCCACCCAGCAG GGTATGGTGGACGACCAGTTCCGGCAGCTGCAGTCGCTGCAGGAGGATGGCGGCAGCGCGTCGGGCTTCGTCGCCGAGGTCGCCACCCTCTTCATCGACGACGCCCACCGGATCATCAACGACATCGGCAGCCTGCTGGACGCCGGCAGAACCTAGCCACCACTCCCCGCCGCGCCCCTCGTTG GTTACTTGCCGTGCTCGATTTTTCCTTCCACGGACGATTCTGTCATTCGCCTCTACTGCCGGTGGTCGTGCCAGTCATGCTCCTACTGG TGCATGGAGGGAACTCCTGTCCACCACGCCGGCGACAGGAACATGGAAAACGCAGTCCACGGTGCCACCAATGAACAAG GCCGAGACAAGCATTGTAAGGATCCCAGTTAGAATGATGCTTGATCTGCTGTTAGAGCATCTTGGGCTTCACAAGGCCATCTGA
- the LOC109782128 gene encoding uncharacterized protein: protein MASKDHGGGAPREDGSDDCGCGSWTIALLLYTSFWLVMMYLPPMDSLPGIRELDGSPPCNDDKPTTCSVELAGARGLEPALAPGATSPAFGLVVHVDNGHVYELCHGGGDVVVSYAGVPLARGRTPGFRLAAKSTGGWVVNVTGAGLGIPADLSRLMTAERRWEVAQLEIDMGLDWQSFTCDVLVDGQPGASPCRLA from the coding sequence ATGGCATCCAAGGACCATGGAGGCGGCGCTCCTCGGGAAGACGGATCTGACGACTGCGGCTGCGGGTCCTGGACGATAGCTCTGCTCCTGTACACGTCCTTCTGGCTGGTCATGATGTACCTGCCGCCCATGGATTCCTTGCCCGGGATCCGGGAGCTCGACGGCTCGCCGCCATGCAACGACGACAAGCCGACCACGTGCTCCGTGGAGCTAGCCGGCGCCAGGGGGCTCGAGCCGGCGCTGGCTCCGGGCGCGACCTCGCCGGCCTTCGGCCTCGTCGTGCACGTCGACAACGGCCACGTCTACGAGCTGTGCCATGGCGGCGGCGACGTCGTCGTGTCCTACGCGGGCGTGCCCCTCGCGCGCGGGCGCACGCCCGGCTTCCGGCTGGCGGCCAAGAGCACGGGGGGGTGGGTGGTGAACGTGACGGGCGCGGGGCTGGGGATCCCGGCGGATTTGTCTCGCCTCATGACGGCGGAGCGGAGATGGGAGGTGGCGCAGCTGGAGATCGACATGGGCCTGGACTGGCAGTCCTTCACGTGCGACGTTTTGGTTGACGGGCAACCCGGCGCATCACCGTGCAGGCTAGCATAA
- the LOC109782131 gene encoding protein REVERSION-TO-ETHYLENE SENSITIVITY1, translating to MLTEVFSSMEAEADFDVEDSRSNNELQELWPVGEIDPKRGRFPCCIVWTPLPVVSWLAPYIGHVGICQEDGSVLDFAGSNLVSMDNFAYGSVARYLQLDRKKCCFPANLAAHVCEWSYKHTEVGTATSWDGALQLGTRHFQHKYYNLFTCNCYSFVANCLNRLAHGGSAEWNVLNVAALVWLHGEWVDKMSIVRSFAPFVTVTCIGIFMAGWSFLIGILAFCLLLIGWFVFAVYCTKGLVC from the exons ATGTTAACTGAAGTATTTTCCTCGATGGAGGCTGAAGCTGATTTTGATGTTGAAGATTCCAGATCAAACAATGAACTGCAGGAGTTGTGGCCAGTTGGTGAGATAGACCCAAAGAGAGGGCGATTCCCTTGTTGCATTGTCTGGACTCCTCTTCCTGTAGTTTCATGGCTTGCTCCTTACATAGGGCATGTTGGAATCTGTCAGGAGGATGGATCTGTCCTGGATTTTGCTGGTTCAAATTTAGTGAGCATGGATAATTTTGCATATGGTTCTGTCGCTAGATACCTCCAGCTGGACAGAAAGAAG TGCTGCTTTCCTGCTAATCTGGCGGCACATGTATGCGAGTGGTCATACAAACACACAGAAGTTGGAACAGCAACATCATGGGATGGAGCCCTGCAACTGGGCACGAGACATTTCCAGCACAAATACTACAACCTGTTCACCTGCAACTGTTACTCATTCGTGGCAAACTGCCTGAACCGGCTTGCCCACGGTGGTTCGGCGGAGTGGAATGTTTTGAATGTGGCAGCTCTTGTTTGGCTGCACGGCGAGTGGGTGGACAAAATGTCTATCGTTCGGTCATTCGCGCCATTCGTAACTGTGACGTGCATCGGTATTTTTATGGCCGGCTGGTCTTTCCTAATAGGGATATTGGCATTCTGTTTGCTTCTGATAGGGTGGTTTGTCTTTGCTGTATACTGCACGAAAGGTTTGGTGTGCTGA